In Aquificaceae bacterium, the DNA window ATGACTTTTAAATATAATGCTTTGTTAGATGAAAGTTTTTGTTTCCGGTGGTGGCACGGGTGGACATTTCTTCCCTGCACTGGCACTCATAGAGTGCCTTCTTGAGGAGAAGATAGATACTGTTTTTGTGGGTTCAGAAAGAGGCATAGAAAAAAGGCTCAGCGACAAACTGCCCGTCCAAAGCCACTTTGTGCAGGCTTACCCTTTTATGGGTAGAGGTATAAAGGAGAAACTCACTTCTGTGTTTAAAAACCTCAAGGGAGCTTTGCAAGTAGCCAAGCTATTAGAGAGAGGAGACAAGGCGGTGGTCTTTGGAGGGTATGCGAGCCTTCCTCTGGGTTTAGCCTGCCCTCTAAAAGGCACTTCCTTATACCTTCATGAGCAAAACTCTGTGCCAAGCAAGACAAACAGGCTACTATGGAGGTTTGCAAAAAGGGTCTTTATAACCTTTGAATACACAAAAAGATACTTTCCAAAGGAAAAGACTGTTAAGACTGGTCTGCCTGTTAGGAAATCCCTGTTGGAGGGTCTTAGTCTAAGCAAGGAAGAAGCACTCAAAAGGTTGGGTTTGGAAGACAAAATTACGCTCCTTGTAGTGGGAGGCAGTCAAGGTGCAAGTTTCTTAAACCAGATAGCCCCCGAGGTCTTTAAAAAAACAGGTTGGCAGGGCATACACATAACCGGAGAAAGGGATTATGAAAAGTTAGAGGTATTTTATAAGCAAAAAGGACTAAAAGTTTTAGTCTTGCCCTTTAGTCATGAAATGCATATCCTATACAGAGCAAGCACTGTAGCCCTTAGCAGAGCGGGTGCAAGCACCATAACAGAGCTTTCTCTTTTCGGCGTGCCTTCCGTTTTTATTCCCTTTCCCCATGCAATTGGAGACCATCAGTATTACAATGCAAAAGAGATAGAAGACCTTGGAGGTGGACTCCTTCTAAGACAGGAAGAAGTAAGCGTAGAAAGGTTAGTCAAAGAGATAGAGCGTATACTCAAAGACCATGAGCTTTTCTCCAAAAACATAAAAGTTTTTGC includes these proteins:
- the murG gene encoding undecaprenyldiphospho-muramoylpentapeptide beta-N-acetylglucosaminyltransferase, giving the protein MKVFVSGGGTGGHFFPALALIECLLEEKIDTVFVGSERGIEKRLSDKLPVQSHFVQAYPFMGRGIKEKLTSVFKNLKGALQVAKLLERGDKAVVFGGYASLPLGLACPLKGTSLYLHEQNSVPSKTNRLLWRFAKRVFITFEYTKRYFPKEKTVKTGLPVRKSLLEGLSLSKEEALKRLGLEDKITLLVVGGSQGASFLNQIAPEVFKKTGWQGIHITGERDYEKLEVFYKQKGLKVLVLPFSHEMHILYRASTVALSRAGASTITELSLFGVPSVFIPFPHAIGDHQYYNAKEIEDLGGGLLLRQEEVSVERLVKEIERILKDHELFSKNIKVFANPLACEEIKKYILHEEGK